Proteins encoded by one window of Haliotis asinina isolate JCU_RB_2024 chromosome 6, JCU_Hal_asi_v2, whole genome shotgun sequence:
- the LOC137287142 gene encoding cytochrome P450 2J6-like, producing the protein MWDFEVTTVALFLVVVLVVLWLSMRRAPGLPPGPPLLPFLGNALSMQSDSRVLFKNLRQKYGDIFSLYVFHKPVIVLNGYNVLKEAIVKDADVFSDRGHSFLTDFYSKGKGIVGTSGDLWHEQRRFTLNTLRAFGAGRTIMEDKIHEEIAHFVLAVEEKKGQGFNIERLVQNAVSNVICSIVFGKRFEYTDPVFVRFLKAMDELFKNSAISGILSVFPAVRYLPGDPFKFRKTVDSIDMVENLMIKPSIKDHLKDHDEENRDDFIHVYLKEIQRRQQKQETTTLDLENLAKTVDDLFTGGSETTSTTIRWALVYFLNYPDVQEKCFQEILENVGQSRPPSMKDKTNLPYVEATIMETLRYGNILPVTIPHTVPHDVQFRGYTFPKGISVVLNLDSVLQDKDVWGDPQNFRPDRFLDGEGKIQKREEFIPFSLGRRVCLGESMARMELFLFLTTMIQKFKFVPVKGEKPPLEGIMGLSLAPCEFQLKAIPRK; encoded by the exons ATGTGGGATTTTGAAGTTACAACAGTTGCCTTATTTCTGGTCGTGGTGCTGGTAGTGTTATGGCTGTCAATGCGGCGGGCACCTGGACTTCCCCCAGGTCCGCCTCTCCTTCCGTTCCTGGGGAACGCCCTCTCCATGCAGTCTGATTCTCGGGTCTTGTTTAAGAACCTCCGACAGAAGTATGGCGACATTTTCAGTCTGTATGTCTTCCACAAGCCTGTCATCGTCCTCAATGGCTACAACGTCCTTAAAGAAGCCATAGTCAAGGACGCAGACGTCTTCTCCGACAGAGGACACTCGTTTCTGACTGATTTCTACTCCAAAGGAAAAG GAATAGTCGGAACTTCTGGGGACTTGTGGCATGAACAGAGGCGTTTTACTCTCAACACTCTGCGAGCGTTTGGGGCTGGAAGAACTATCATGGAGGACAAAATACACGAGGAAATTGCACACTTTGTGTTAGCCGTGGAGGAAAAGAAAGGACAGGGTTTCAATATAGAACGTCTTGTGCAGAACGCCGTGTCAAATGTCATCTGTTCCATTGTCTTTGGCAAACGTTTTGAATATACCGACCCTGTCTTCGTCAGGTTTCTGAAAGCAATGGATGAACTTTTTAAGAATAGCGCAATATCTGGAATACTCAGCGTTTTTCCTGCTGTGCGATATTTGCCTGGTGACCCATTCAAGTTCAGGAAAACAGTGGACAGCATAGATATGGTGGAAAATCTAATGATTAAACCTTCCATTAAGGATCACTTGAAGGATCATGATGAGGAAAATCGGGACGACTTCATCCATGTTTACTTGAAGGAGATTCAACGTCGCCaacagaaacaagaaacaacGACATTAGATT TGGAGAATCTGGCGAAGACTGTTGATGATCTGTTCACTGGGGGCTCTGAGACAACGTCCACCACAATACGTTGGGCGCTGGTCTACTTCCTGAACTACCCGGATGTACAAGAGAAGTGCTTCCAGGAGATTCTGGAAAACGTCGGTCAGAGCAGACCACCATCCATGAAAGACAAGACGAACCTTCCTTACGTAGAGGCCACCATTATGGAAACCTTGAGATACGGTAATATTCTTCCTGTTACTATCCCTCACACAGTTCCACACGATGTACAGTTCCGAGGATACACCTTCCCGAAAGGGATCTCAGTCGTATTGAACCTTGATTCAGTCCTCCAAGACAAGGATGTATGGGGAGACCCACAAAACTTTCGGCCGGACCGTTTTCTTGATGGTGAAGGCAAGATTCAGAAGAGAGAGGAATTTATCCCATTTTCTTTGG gTCGAAGGGTTTGCCTGGGGGAGTCAATGGCCCGGATGGagctcttcctcttcctcaccACCATGATTCAGAAGTTCAAGTTCGTCCCAGTGAAAGGGGAAAAGCCTCCACTGGAAGGAATAATGGGGTTATCACTCGCGCCATGTGAATTCCAACTGAAAGCTATTCCCCGAAAGTAA